A region of Thermococcus argininiproducens DNA encodes the following proteins:
- a CDS encoding acetyl ornithine aminotransferase family protein, producing MEYPKLVVSPPGPKAKELVEREKKVISQGLGVKLFPVVPERGYGALVEDVDGNIFIDFLAGAAAASTGYAHPKLVKEVQEQVAKIQHSMIGYTYSKRAIEVAEILAEKAPIDNPKILFGLSGSDSIDLLMKVVRFTTRKPWIVAFIGAYHGQTYGATSVAAFQSSQKRGFSPLVPNVVWVPYPNPYRNIWNIDGYEEPNELINAFIDYLEKYVFAHVVPPEEVSMLLAEPIQGDAGIVVPPEDFFKELKKVLNEHGIFLAMDEVQTGIGRTGKWFASEWFDIKPEFISFGKGVASGMGLSGVIGRDELMEMTSGSALLTPAANPVISAAAYATLRIIEEENLIKNALEVGEFIKKHLLELKEQYEVIGDVRGKGLMIGAEIVKPGTKTPDPELTGKICWRAFELGLILPSYGMFGNVIRITPPLVITKEIAEKGLEIVEQALKDALAGKVTHKTVTWH from the coding sequence ATGGAATATCCAAAATTAGTTGTCAGTCCTCCTGGACCTAAAGCTAAAGAACTCGTGGAGAGGGAGAAGAAAGTTATTTCTCAAGGTTTAGGGGTTAAGCTTTTTCCAGTTGTTCCCGAGAGAGGATATGGAGCACTTGTTGAAGATGTTGATGGGAATATCTTTATTGACTTCCTTGCCGGTGCTGCCGCTGCGTCAACGGGTTACGCTCATCCAAAACTCGTTAAGGAAGTACAGGAACAGGTAGCTAAGATTCAACATTCAATGATAGGGTACACCTACAGCAAAAGAGCTATAGAAGTGGCTGAGATCTTAGCTGAGAAAGCTCCGATAGACAATCCCAAAATTCTTTTTGGTCTTAGTGGCAGCGACTCAATAGACTTGCTTATGAAGGTTGTTCGCTTTACGACAAGAAAACCCTGGATTGTAGCATTTATTGGGGCTTATCATGGACAAACATATGGAGCAACTTCTGTAGCTGCTTTCCAAAGTTCCCAAAAGAGAGGTTTTTCTCCTTTGGTGCCGAATGTGGTGTGGGTTCCTTACCCTAATCCTTACAGAAACATCTGGAACATTGACGGATATGAAGAGCCTAATGAGCTCATAAACGCTTTTATTGACTATCTTGAAAAGTACGTCTTTGCCCACGTAGTTCCTCCCGAGGAAGTTAGTATGCTATTAGCAGAGCCAATTCAAGGGGATGCCGGGATAGTTGTACCTCCGGAGGACTTTTTCAAGGAACTCAAGAAAGTACTTAATGAACATGGAATTTTCTTGGCAATGGATGAAGTGCAGACGGGTATTGGAAGAACTGGAAAGTGGTTTGCAAGTGAATGGTTTGATATAAAGCCAGAGTTTATTTCATTTGGAAAAGGTGTTGCAAGTGGAATGGGATTGAGTGGTGTCATAGGAAGAGATGAGCTCATGGAAATGACAAGTGGGTCAGCTTTGTTAACTCCCGCAGCCAATCCTGTGATTTCAGCAGCAGCATATGCAACGTTGAGAATAATAGAGGAGGAAAACCTTATTAAAAATGCTCTAGAAGTTGGCGAGTTTATAAAAAAGCATTTGCTTGAATTAAAAGAACAGTATGAAGTAATCGGGGACGTTAGAGGAAAAGGCCTCATGATAGGAGCAGAGATTGTAAAACCAGGTACGAAAACACCAGATCCAGAACTCACAGGGAAGATATGCTGGAGAGCCTTTGAACTTGGCTTAATTTTGCCGAGCTATGGAATGTTTGGAAACGTTATAAGGATAACCCCACCACTTGTGATAACCAAGGAGATAGCAGAGAAAGGATTGGAGATAGTTGAACAGGCTTTGAAGGATGCGTTAGCGGGCAAAGTGACACATAAAACAGTTACCTGGCATTAA
- a CDS encoding bifunctional L-myo-inositol-1-phosphate cytidylyltransferase/CDP-L-myo-inositol myo-inositolphosphotransferase codes for MKAVILAAGLGIRMGELAKGIPKCLIKVAGREILYRTMKLLEEQGIEEFIVVTNPHYMGKLKDFLEKNRFNYRILVNPYPEKGNGYSLYLSKNYVSGKFVLVMSDHIYEENFIKAALKGEGIIVDKVGKFTNNEEATKVKIKEGKIVDIGKNIEEYDAFDTGFFLLRPNIFDIAEKLLEKKEVLELTEVAKEARLKVTEVNGFFWMDIDTPEDVKKAKRLLIKNAVKDTGDGLVSRYVNRKISTRISELLVDYVEPFHMTFFSFLVGISAGLLGLFNPPFAGIVYQVSSILDGVDGEIARSAMKKTRFGGYLDSILDRYVDFFVLWSLAIYMKPSPQMWLIILLAIFGSFMVSYSTERYKGEYFVSAYTSIPVLKYLIGKRDERVFMTMLLCLAGRLDILFFLLALITHLRVLVTVYLIWRKKETNS; via the coding sequence ATGAAAGCAGTTATTCTTGCAGCGGGTTTAGGCATCAGAATGGGTGAATTGGCAAAGGGGATACCAAAATGTTTAATAAAAGTGGCTGGACGAGAAATACTTTACAGAACAATGAAGCTTCTTGAAGAACAAGGCATTGAAGAGTTTATTGTAGTCACCAACCCTCATTATATGGGAAAGCTAAAAGACTTCTTAGAAAAAAATAGGTTTAATTACAGAATTCTCGTAAACCCATATCCAGAAAAAGGTAATGGGTACAGCTTATATTTGAGTAAAAATTATGTCTCTGGAAAATTTGTGTTGGTAATGAGTGATCACATATACGAGGAGAATTTTATAAAAGCGGCTCTGAAAGGAGAGGGAATTATAGTTGACAAAGTTGGAAAATTCACAAACAACGAGGAAGCTACGAAAGTAAAAATCAAGGAAGGTAAAATAGTAGATATTGGAAAAAATATTGAAGAATATGATGCTTTTGATACAGGATTCTTTCTTTTAAGACCCAATATATTTGATATAGCTGAAAAATTGCTTGAGAAAAAGGAGGTTTTGGAGTTAACGGAAGTGGCCAAAGAGGCTAGATTGAAAGTAACTGAAGTAAATGGATTCTTTTGGATGGATATTGATACTCCAGAAGACGTAAAGAAAGCTAAAAGACTTTTAATAAAGAATGCTGTAAAAGATACGGGAGATGGGTTAGTTTCAAGATATGTAAATAGGAAAATTTCCACAAGAATTAGTGAACTCCTTGTTGATTATGTTGAACCATTCCACATGACTTTCTTTTCCTTTTTAGTAGGGATTAGTGCAGGCTTACTTGGACTTTTCAACCCACCATTTGCAGGGATTGTGTATCAGGTGAGTTCTATTCTCGATGGTGTGGATGGAGAGATCGCAAGGAGTGCAATGAAAAAAACCAGATTTGGCGGCTATCTTGACTCGATTCTAGATAGATATGTGGACTTTTTTGTTCTTTGGAGCCTTGCTATTTATATGAAACCAAGTCCTCAGATGTGGTTGATAATACTGCTTGCTATATTTGGTTCTTTCATGGTGAGTTATTCTACCGAACGCTACAAAGGAGAGTACTTTGTTAGCGCTTATACTTCGATACCTGTTCTGAAATATCTTATTGGAAAGAGGGACGAAAGAGTGTTTATGACAATGCTCTTATGTTTGGCAGGAAGACTGGATATTTTATTCTTTCTCCTAGCATTGATAACTCATTTGAGGGTTTTAGTTACGGTATATCTTATTTGGAGAAAGAAAGAGACTAATTCATAA
- a CDS encoding alanine/glycine:cation symporter family protein — protein MSAIMDFINWLDGMVWGPPIMILLVGTGLLLTIYLGGIQFRRLGWSIKFTLFEGRKKQGEGDITPFQALMATIAGTVGIGNIAGVATAIAAGGPGALFWMWVTALVGMATRYSEGLLGVAFRGKLPDGTMIGGTFNFLERGLSEEEISPTFRTIAGIFIILFALFIGYEATKLSGGLMILAVIIAILFLILALYLISGRSLPSLGKTLAILFALFAAISAFGIGNMTQANSLALGMKQAFNVPTWITGAFFAFITFIVIVGGIKRIGEVAEALVPLMAIVYFIFAIGVWIKYAGQLPSAISLVFRDAFTGQAVAGGAVGTVIRWGVARGLFSNEAGLGTATLAHAAARTDHPSRQAHVAMLGPFIDTILICSLTGISIVATGAWETGKTSTPLTQEAFARAFGHIGEVMVVIGVILFAYSTVLAWSFYGRQNIMYLAKWIEGDPEKFAKLYPKLHLIYNLLFVVFIFIGATTALENVWTFSDMMNGLMAIPNLVGLLLLATVVKRYTSEFVSANP, from the coding sequence ATGAGTGCCATTATGGACTTTATAAACTGGCTTGATGGTATGGTATGGGGCCCCCCAATAATGATTTTACTGGTGGGCACTGGACTGTTGCTAACAATATACCTTGGGGGTATACAGTTCCGCAGACTTGGATGGTCTATAAAGTTTACTCTTTTTGAGGGAAGGAAGAAACAGGGAGAAGGAGACATTACTCCGTTCCAAGCATTAATGGCTACTATTGCTGGAACGGTAGGTATAGGAAACATTGCTGGTGTTGCGACTGCAATAGCGGCTGGAGGTCCTGGTGCATTATTCTGGATGTGGGTCACAGCTTTAGTTGGAATGGCCACTAGATATTCAGAAGGTCTTTTGGGAGTTGCATTTAGAGGCAAATTACCCGATGGGACAATGATTGGAGGTACATTTAACTTCCTTGAGAGGGGGCTCAGCGAAGAAGAGATTTCCCCAACGTTCAGAACAATAGCAGGCATATTTATTATCCTGTTTGCACTCTTCATAGGCTATGAGGCCACAAAGCTAAGTGGTGGACTTATGATACTTGCAGTAATAATTGCAATTCTGTTCTTGATACTAGCGTTATACCTTATCTCCGGACGCTCTCTTCCAAGCCTTGGAAAGACCCTTGCAATACTGTTCGCGTTGTTTGCAGCAATCTCTGCATTTGGAATTGGAAACATGACTCAAGCGAACTCTCTGGCCTTGGGAATGAAGCAAGCTTTCAATGTCCCAACATGGATAACAGGAGCATTCTTCGCGTTCATAACATTCATAGTTATCGTCGGTGGAATTAAGAGAATAGGTGAAGTTGCAGAAGCGTTAGTTCCATTAATGGCAATAGTCTACTTTATCTTTGCAATTGGAGTCTGGATTAAGTATGCCGGTCAATTACCAAGTGCAATTAGTCTCGTCTTCAGAGATGCATTTACTGGCCAAGCTGTGGCTGGAGGTGCTGTAGGTACAGTGATCAGGTGGGGTGTGGCAAGAGGTCTCTTCTCTAACGAGGCTGGTCTTGGAACTGCTACACTTGCTCACGCTGCAGCAAGAACAGACCACCCATCAAGACAAGCACACGTGGCTATGCTGGGTCCATTTATTGATACAATTCTCATCTGTTCATTAACCGGTATCTCAATTGTAGCTACCGGTGCATGGGAGACTGGAAAGACCAGCACTCCATTGACACAGGAGGCCTTCGCTAGAGCATTTGGCCACATAGGTGAAGTAATGGTTGTTATAGGCGTTATCCTCTTTGCTTACTCTACAGTTCTTGCATGGTCATTCTATGGTAGACAGAACATCATGTATTTAGCAAAGTGGATTGAAGGAGATCCAGAGAAGTTTGCAAAGCTTTATCCAAAGCTTCACTTGATCTACAACCTACTGTTCGTAGTGTTCATATTCATTGGTGCAACAACAGCCCTTGAAAACGTATGGACATTCTCAGATATGATGAACGGTCTTATGGCAATACCAAACCTTGTTGGACTACTCTTGTTGGCCACTGTAGTCAAGAGGTACACAAGTGAATTCGTTTCAGCTAATCCGTGA
- the hypA gene encoding hydrogenase nickel incorporation protein HypA — translation MHEWALADGIVRTAIEFARQHGKEKVLALRIVLGELQDVNQEILEFAINEIKRGTIAEGAELEFVIEEAEFKCRNCETEWKLKDVKSGFDERIKEDIHFIPEVVHAFLACPKCGSRDFEVTKGRGVYLAAIKVEGDEE, via the coding sequence ATGCACGAATGGGCACTTGCCGATGGGATAGTTAGGACTGCTATTGAGTTTGCAAGACAACATGGAAAGGAAAAGGTTCTTGCTTTAAGGATAGTTCTTGGAGAACTTCAGGACGTTAATCAAGAGATTTTGGAATTTGCTATCAACGAGATAAAGAGGGGAACTATTGCAGAAGGAGCAGAACTGGAATTTGTCATTGAAGAGGCAGAGTTTAAATGTAGGAACTGTGAAACCGAGTGGAAACTCAAAGACGTAAAGAGCGGATTTGATGAGAGAATAAAGGAAGATATTCATTTCATACCAGAAGTTGTTCATGCGTTCTTGGCCTGTCCGAAATGCGGGAGCAGAGACTTTGAGGTTACAAAGGGAAGGGGAGTTTATCTAGCAGCAATAAAAGTTGAGGGTGATGAGGAGTGA
- the asnS gene encoding asparagine--tRNA ligase, whose product MIEKIYCADVKPKMEGERVRLAGWVYRKREVGKKVFIVLRDSSGIIQTIFTKELSEEAYRRAKQVGIESSVVIEGRVKADPRAPTGVEVQADKIEIIQDVEFFPITKDASDEFLLDVRHLHLHSPKVASVMKVKATLMQAAREWLLQDGWYEVFPPILVTGAVEGGSTLFKLKYFEREAYLSQSAQLYLEAAIFGLEKVWSLTPSFRAEKSRTRRHLTEYWHLELEGAWMDLWDILKVEEELVSYMVQRTLELRKKEIETFRKDFTTLKNTEPPFPRISYDEAIDILQSKGINIEWGEDMGADEERVLTGEFDSPFFVYGYPKHIKAFYMKEDPEDPRKVLAADMLAPEGYGEIIGGSQREDDYNKLVQRILDEGMDPKNYEWYLDLRKYGSVPHSGFGLGLERLVAWVLNLDHIRWATLFPRTPSRLYP is encoded by the coding sequence ATGATTGAAAAAATTTACTGTGCAGATGTAAAACCTAAGATGGAAGGAGAAAGGGTAAGACTTGCTGGATGGGTATATAGAAAGAGAGAAGTTGGTAAAAAAGTATTTATTGTCCTTAGAGACTCAAGTGGGATAATTCAAACCATATTTACAAAAGAATTAAGTGAAGAGGCATATAGGAGAGCAAAACAAGTGGGAATAGAATCAAGTGTGGTAATAGAAGGCAGAGTTAAGGCTGATCCAAGGGCCCCCACAGGCGTTGAGGTTCAAGCAGATAAAATTGAAATAATCCAAGATGTGGAGTTTTTCCCCATCACAAAGGATGCAAGCGATGAATTCCTACTAGATGTGAGGCATCTCCATCTCCATTCTCCAAAAGTAGCTAGTGTGATGAAGGTTAAAGCCACTTTAATGCAAGCTGCGAGAGAGTGGCTCCTCCAAGATGGATGGTATGAAGTATTCCCACCAATCCTTGTTACTGGAGCGGTCGAAGGCGGCTCAACACTTTTTAAATTGAAGTATTTTGAGAGAGAAGCTTATCTAAGCCAATCAGCACAGCTTTATCTTGAGGCAGCGATATTTGGACTGGAGAAAGTATGGTCACTTACACCAAGTTTTAGGGCCGAAAAGAGCAGAACAAGGAGACATCTTACTGAATACTGGCACTTAGAACTTGAAGGGGCGTGGATGGATTTATGGGACATCCTCAAGGTGGAGGAAGAGCTTGTTAGCTATATGGTGCAAAGAACTCTAGAACTCAGGAAAAAAGAGATTGAGACTTTTAGAAAAGACTTCACAACTCTCAAAAACACTGAACCACCATTCCCAAGAATAAGTTATGATGAGGCCATTGATATCCTCCAAAGCAAAGGAATAAATATAGAATGGGGCGAAGACATGGGCGCTGATGAAGAGAGAGTTTTAACAGGAGAATTTGACAGCCCATTTTTCGTCTATGGTTATCCAAAGCATATTAAGGCCTTTTACATGAAAGAGGATCCAGAAGATCCAAGAAAAGTTTTAGCGGCCGATATGCTGGCTCCAGAAGGATATGGTGAAATCATTGGAGGAAGCCAAAGAGAAGATGACTACAACAAGCTTGTTCAAAGAATACTCGACGAGGGTATGGATCCAAAGAACTATGAATGGTACCTTGATTTGAGGAAGTATGGATCAGTTCCACACAGTGGCTTCGGGCTTGGCTTAGAAAGACTTGTGGCTTGGGTACTCAATCTTGACCACATAAGATGGGCCACACTATTCCCAAGAACTCCTTCAAGGTTATATCCCTAG
- a CDS encoding amidohydrolase family protein, protein MKAIVADHIIDANTHRKNSVVLIEDGKIVSIIPSEKLKEFDVEVTYGGRDYLLIPGLINAHTHVAMVKFRGFGDDMPLDTWLNEVIWPNEKEWNEEEIYKWALIGIAEAIASGSTTINDHYFFAWQISKAAETLGVRAFIGQTMMDLVDMPIAEPKLGFKFFKKWKSRNGLVNVILAPHATDTVSRDLLEEVREFAEKENALVHMHVSQSREEVLRVKDREGMLPVEYLKSTNILESNFIGVHGVYLSEKEVGIYAKSNATLVHCPISLAKLEGYVAPILDLWKLGGNIALGNDCAVSNNSMDMILEMKFAAILNKVKNRDPTSPTAKDVFYWATVGGAKALKLNAGLIERGYLADLVLINTKKLHFLPRENMLSHLVYSARGSDVEKVFVNGELIYDNGMFMKTGEIEKILNEQK, encoded by the coding sequence ATGAAGGCAATTGTAGCCGATCATATTATTGATGCTAATACTCATAGGAAGAATTCGGTAGTTTTGATAGAAGATGGAAAGATAGTTAGTATAATTCCCAGCGAGAAGTTAAAAGAATTTGATGTGGAGGTGACTTATGGAGGAAGGGATTATCTTCTCATTCCAGGTCTTATTAATGCTCATACTCATGTGGCCATGGTTAAATTTAGGGGCTTTGGAGATGATATGCCCCTTGATACATGGCTCAATGAGGTAATCTGGCCCAATGAAAAGGAATGGAACGAGGAAGAAATTTATAAATGGGCCTTAATAGGTATTGCCGAGGCTATTGCAAGTGGCTCTACAACTATAAATGATCACTACTTTTTTGCATGGCAGATATCAAAAGCTGCTGAAACACTTGGTGTTAGGGCATTTATTGGTCAAACAATGATGGATCTTGTTGATATGCCAATAGCAGAGCCAAAACTCGGATTTAAATTCTTCAAAAAATGGAAAAGTAGAAATGGTTTAGTAAATGTGATACTTGCTCCACATGCAACTGACACGGTTTCAAGGGATCTGTTGGAAGAAGTGAGAGAGTTCGCAGAGAAGGAGAACGCTTTAGTCCATATGCATGTTTCCCAGAGTAGAGAGGAGGTTCTTAGAGTCAAGGATAGAGAAGGAATGCTTCCCGTTGAATACCTTAAAAGCACGAACATTTTAGAGTCCAATTTTATCGGAGTTCATGGAGTATACCTATCAGAAAAGGAAGTTGGAATCTATGCAAAGAGTAATGCAACTTTGGTCCATTGTCCCATAAGCCTAGCAAAATTAGAAGGTTATGTTGCTCCGATATTGGACCTCTGGAAACTTGGTGGGAATATAGCCCTTGGAAACGACTGTGCAGTTTCTAATAATTCTATGGACATGATTCTCGAAATGAAGTTCGCTGCCATCTTAAATAAAGTAAAGAACAGAGATCCTACAAGCCCTACGGCAAAGGATGTCTTCTACTGGGCAACAGTAGGAGGAGCAAAGGCCTTAAAGCTAAATGCGGGCCTAATAGAACGTGGTTATCTTGCAGATCTCGTCCTCATAAACACCAAAAAGCTTCACTTTTTGCCGAGGGAGAATATGCTCTCTCATCTTGTATACTCAGCTAGGGGTAGTGATGTTGAAAAGGTATTTGTCAATGGGGAACTCATATACGATAATGGAATGTTCATGAAAACTGGTGAGATTGAGAAGATACTCAATGAACAAAAATGA
- a CDS encoding Mrp/NBP35 family ATP-binding protein, giving the protein MIDPRIKAVEARLEKVKKIIPVVSGKGGVGKSMVSTTLALSLAQKGYKVGLLDLDFHGASDHVILGFEPKEFPEEDRGVIPPEVHGIRFMSIVYYSEDRPTPLRGMEISDALIELLAITRWEDLDFLIIDMPPGMGDQFLDVLRFLRKGEFLVVATPSKLAINVVKKLLELLKEQNLKIVGIVENMTFNGGEEIRNLAKEFNIPYLVEVPLYRDLDAKVGNIEELLKSEFAKKIEEVIKAL; this is encoded by the coding sequence GTGATTGACCCTAGAATAAAGGCCGTTGAAGCCAGACTTGAGAAAGTGAAGAAAATTATTCCAGTAGTAAGTGGCAAAGGTGGAGTGGGCAAGTCAATGGTATCCACGACATTAGCACTAAGCTTAGCCCAAAAAGGTTATAAAGTGGGTCTTCTGGATTTGGACTTTCACGGAGCAAGTGATCATGTTATCCTTGGTTTTGAGCCCAAAGAATTCCCTGAAGAGGACAGGGGAGTCATTCCGCCAGAGGTTCATGGAATTAGGTTCATGAGTATTGTATATTACTCCGAGGATAGACCAACACCACTTAGAGGGATGGAGATAAGCGACGCTTTAATAGAACTCTTAGCTATAACCAGATGGGAAGACTTGGACTTTTTGATCATTGACATGCCTCCTGGAATGGGAGATCAGTTCCTCGATGTTTTGAGATTTCTCAGGAAAGGAGAATTTCTTGTTGTTGCAACTCCTTCAAAGCTTGCTATTAACGTTGTCAAAAAGCTACTTGAACTTTTAAAGGAACAGAACCTCAAGATAGTAGGCATCGTGGAAAATATGACATTTAATGGAGGAGAGGAAATCAGAAATCTTGCCAAAGAATTCAACATCCCTTACTTAGTAGAGGTTCCACTTTACAGAGATTTGGATGCTAAAGTTGGTAACATTGAGGAGTTATTAAAGAGTGAATTTGCGAAGAAGATTGAAGAAGTCATCAAAGCTCTTTAA
- a CDS encoding hydrogenase 3 maturation endopeptidase HyCI, with protein sequence MELREFFSDVEKVVICGIGNDTRGDDAFGVYVVERLKERVFNPKVVFLNCAEMPESYAGKIIRERPSHVVFIDAVHFEGKPGEIVLADPEGTLGEAFSTHRMPLKLLVGYLKQNIDAKFLLIGAQPKQIGFFVEMSKELKESAKKLVDVLEQILNEI encoded by the coding sequence ATGGAACTTAGGGAATTCTTTTCGGATGTTGAAAAAGTAGTGATATGCGGCATTGGAAACGATACTAGAGGAGACGATGCCTTTGGAGTGTATGTTGTAGAAAGGTTGAAAGAAAGAGTCTTCAATCCTAAAGTGGTTTTTCTTAACTGTGCTGAAATGCCAGAGAGTTATGCAGGGAAAATCATTAGAGAAAGACCTTCTCACGTGGTTTTTATTGATGCAGTGCATTTTGAAGGAAAACCAGGCGAAATAGTTTTAGCAGACCCTGAGGGAACACTAGGGGAAGCATTTTCAACTCATAGAATGCCATTAAAGCTTTTGGTAGGTTATTTGAAGCAAAATATAGATGCTAAATTTCTCCTTATAGGAGCACAGCCAAAGCAGATTGGATTTTTTGTAGAGATGAGTAAAGAATTAAAAGAAAGTGCAAAAAAACTTGTAGATGTATTAGAACAGATTTTGAATGAAATTTAG